The proteins below come from a single uncultured Dethiosulfovibrio sp. genomic window:
- a CDS encoding DUF1778 domain-containing protein, whose protein sequence is MGAVATERLEARLTPRQDKLIRRAAEIVGTPVSRFLVEAAQEKADKVIRQNMILDLSIEAEQKILHSIENPPEPTEVLKALFKKHERISL, encoded by the coding sequence ATGGGTGCTGTTGCAACTGAAAGGCTCGAGGCTAGACTGACTCCGAGACAGGACAAACTGATAAGACGTGCTGCCGAGATAGTTGGAACCCCTGTATCGAGGTTTCTCGTAGAAGCAGCACAGGAAAAAGCGGATAAAGTGATCCGTCAAAACATGATTTTAGATCTATCTATCGAGGCAGAGCAGAAAATACTCCACTCGATAGAAAACCCTCCGGAACCGACTGAAGTTTTAAAGGCACTTTTCAAAAAACATGAAAGAATCTCTCTGTAG
- a CDS encoding SWIM zinc finger family protein, with protein MDLKTDCSCPDGSNPCKHIAAVFYLVAESFDSDPFFLLTLRGLRREDLFGLSSEERSQKAVLPPEPIPTDGEGFWGSADLPPIGESAPPSEFHGTLPRIVAPMVIPLPCPLFYRTISS; from the coding sequence GTGGACCTGAAAACCGACTGTTCCTGCCCCGACGGGTCCAACCCATGCAAGCACATAGCCGCGGTGTTCTACCTGGTCGCCGAGTCCTTCGACTCAGACCCCTTTTTCTTGCTGACCCTCAGAGGGCTGAGAAGGGAGGACCTTTTCGGCCTATCCAGCGAGGAGCGGTCGCAAAAGGCGGTCCTTCCCCCGGAGCCTATTCCTACCGACGGCGAGGGCTTTTGGGGATCCGCCGATCTGCCGCCTATTGGGGAATCGGCTCCACCGTCGGAGTTCCACGGAACCCTCCCCCGTATCGTTGCCCCAATGGTCATCCCCTTGCCCTGTCCGTTATTTTACCGTACAATATCGTCATAG
- a CDS encoding SNF2 helicase-associated domain-containing protein — translation MRMLAELKTPLVRFRGQWIETSPEHIKKALDFLKKQGSRKVTASEILASARANYAVWSIFWRDFRKIRNTASSSPNIGRWRRFSRGLGYRCFPPQRWT, via the coding sequence ATGAGGATGCTGGCGGAGCTAAAAACCCCTCTGGTGCGGTTCAGAGGCCAGTGGATAGAGACCAGCCCGGAGCACATCAAAAAGGCCCTGGACTTCCTAAAAAAACAGGGCTCCCGTAAGGTTACGGCGTCAGAGATCCTGGCCTCCGCTCGGGCAAACTACGCCGTCTGGTCGATCTTCTGGAGGGATTTCAGGAAAATCAGGAACACTGCCTCATCTTCACCCAATATCGGGAGATGGAGGAGATTTTCGAGGGGGTTGGGCTACCGCTGTTTCCCGCCCCAGAGGTGGACCTGA
- a CDS encoding alpha/beta fold hydrolase, producing the protein MRYALAILSLLLLSTASSLTEGAEAESIPKGLSRGDVLLSYFQDTEMDFQLLRSLGADASGGGTPGEILLAAKDIQEGDPASWSAAFLSLAEKVEADGRSRLGRGHKISAGESLLRAASYYRAAEYYGDPTSVETAELGMKCRNAFIDGVKLSPWRIEELYIPFGEDTIPGYFISSPSSVGLTKTLIAQSGFDGTAEEMYFAVGEAALRRGYNVLLFEGPGQVGKRRFDRGSTFVPDTSPALRAVVDCALSRLDVDPKRIALYGASFGGYFALAGAVGESRLGALIVNSPIIDAQEYFFAAVGPKFVEEFKRQDLTVEEIRGLSKEELPPKYRFSLLNLCIRYGKPSVKSTLDAMGAFHVDEDRIGAMEIPALGMVGEREGTVPLGQARRFAKLAPRGSLHVFEEESGANIHCQLDNMPLSWAVALDWLDEQFD; encoded by the coding sequence ATGAGATACGCACTTGCGATACTGTCGTTGCTGCTCTTATCGACGGCATCGTCTTTGACTGAGGGAGCGGAGGCGGAAAGCATCCCGAAGGGGCTATCCAGAGGAGACGTCCTTCTCTCGTACTTTCAGGATACCGAGATGGATTTTCAGCTTCTCAGGAGCCTCGGTGCCGACGCATCAGGAGGAGGAACGCCTGGAGAGATACTGCTGGCGGCAAAAGATATACAGGAAGGTGACCCAGCCTCCTGGTCCGCTGCCTTTCTCTCCCTAGCGGAAAAGGTCGAGGCGGACGGGAGATCTAGACTGGGGCGAGGACACAAAATTAGCGCCGGTGAAAGCCTCCTGAGAGCCGCATCCTACTACCGTGCGGCGGAATACTACGGGGATCCAACCTCTGTCGAGACAGCTGAGTTGGGGATGAAATGTCGAAACGCCTTTATCGATGGGGTGAAACTCTCTCCCTGGAGAATAGAGGAGTTATACATACCCTTCGGGGAGGACACTATCCCAGGATACTTCATATCATCCCCCTCCAGCGTAGGGCTGACTAAAACCCTGATCGCACAAAGCGGTTTCGACGGAACAGCGGAGGAGATGTACTTCGCCGTGGGAGAAGCTGCCCTGAGAAGAGGGTACAACGTGCTTCTGTTCGAGGGGCCGGGACAGGTTGGGAAACGTCGGTTTGACCGGGGCTCGACCTTTGTCCCCGATACCTCACCGGCACTCAGGGCGGTGGTGGATTGCGCCCTGTCGAGGCTAGATGTGGATCCAAAGAGGATCGCCCTGTACGGGGCCAGCTTTGGGGGCTACTTCGCCTTAGCAGGGGCCGTCGGAGAGAGCAGGCTAGGGGCTCTCATAGTCAACTCTCCTATAATTGATGCCCAGGAGTACTTTTTCGCCGCAGTGGGCCCCAAGTTCGTGGAGGAGTTCAAGAGGCAGGACCTGACGGTGGAGGAAATTCGAGGCCTCTCTAAGGAGGAGCTACCTCCTAAATATCGCTTTTCCCTTCTGAACCTATGCATCCGCTACGGCAAGCCATCGGTAAAAAGCACATTGGATGCCATGGGGGCGTTCCACGTCGATGAGGATCGTATCGGAGCGATGGAGATTCCAGCCCTGGGGATGGTTGGAGAAAGGGAGGGAACCGTCCCTCTGGGGCAGGCGAGAAGGTTTGCTAAGCTGGCGCCCAGGGGGAGCCTACACGTCTTCGAGGAGGAGAGCGGTGCCAATATCCACTGCCAGCTCGACAACATGCCCCTTTCCTGGGCGGTTGCTCTGGACTGGCTGGACGAACAGTTCGACTGA
- a CDS encoding chorismate-binding protein, whose translation MSFSIDDLGGSFTALDDFTSMAEVFDLVPLVWRGSSQGLDPADLYHGLSRSVKGSFLLESGRAGRYSFVGVEPEKVFSYQEGHSLRGELESYLNCLRPKTEGLPPFTGGVAGYFGYPMAEVWEPLFHGTDRKLRDDGSPKAVMMGFLTVIALDHRSGEVFVVENVRVPEGSDRCDLKALYLSASCKVASLVRQLREIVPAPLPEGPCYVGPVTPEMDREDFLEMVKKGREHVAAGDVCQVVLSQAFSAKTDLSSDEIYRALREGNPSPYLFRLELPHLELIGSSPEVHVKLEGGKTLIRPLAGTRKRGATEERDRELEQELRSDEKERAEHVMLVDLARNDLGRTCAFGSVEVTELLGVERYSQVMHLVSQVEGRIRDDRTALDLLETSFPAGTVSGAPKIRAMEIIEDLEPTPRGPYAGAVGYLGFDGNMDTCIAIRTMVRRGAKVTVQAGAGIVYDSLPEMEYLETENKARALFRALERAGEKRSSR comes from the coding sequence ATGAGTTTTTCTATCGACGATCTTGGGGGCTCTTTTACCGCACTGGACGACTTTACGTCCATGGCGGAGGTTTTTGACCTGGTCCCTCTGGTCTGGAGAGGTTCCTCCCAGGGGCTCGATCCGGCGGACCTCTACCACGGCCTAAGCCGATCGGTGAAGGGATCCTTTCTTCTCGAGAGCGGCAGAGCTGGTCGTTATTCCTTCGTCGGGGTGGAGCCAGAGAAGGTCTTTTCCTACCAGGAGGGCCATTCGCTTCGGGGAGAGCTTGAGTCCTACTTAAACTGCCTCAGGCCAAAGACCGAGGGTCTTCCTCCTTTCACCGGAGGGGTTGCGGGATACTTCGGCTATCCAATGGCGGAGGTCTGGGAGCCCCTGTTTCACGGGACCGACAGAAAGCTCAGGGACGACGGATCGCCTAAGGCGGTGATGATGGGCTTTTTGACCGTGATAGCCCTGGATCACCGGTCCGGCGAGGTCTTCGTCGTGGAAAACGTGAGGGTCCCGGAGGGCTCCGACCGGTGCGACCTCAAGGCCCTCTACCTCTCCGCCTCCTGTAAGGTGGCGAGCCTTGTTCGGCAACTCAGGGAGATCGTCCCGGCTCCGCTGCCCGAGGGGCCCTGCTACGTAGGGCCTGTTACGCCTGAGATGGACAGAGAGGACTTTTTGGAGATGGTCAAAAAGGGGAGGGAGCACGTGGCCGCCGGGGACGTATGTCAGGTGGTTCTGTCCCAGGCCTTTTCCGCCAAGACGGACCTGTCCTCCGACGAGATATACCGGGCCCTCAGGGAGGGCAATCCGTCGCCCTACCTGTTTCGACTGGAGCTGCCCCACCTGGAGCTCATAGGATCCTCCCCGGAGGTCCACGTCAAGCTGGAGGGTGGCAAAACCCTGATCCGTCCCCTTGCCGGGACCAGAAAGAGAGGGGCCACGGAGGAGAGGGACAGAGAGCTGGAGCAGGAGCTTCGGTCAGACGAGAAGGAGAGGGCGGAGCACGTTATGCTGGTGGACCTGGCGAGAAACGACCTGGGCCGGACCTGCGCCTTTGGGTCCGTGGAGGTGACCGAGCTACTGGGGGTCGAACGGTACTCTCAGGTGATGCACCTGGTGTCCCAGGTCGAGGGCCGGATAAGGGACGACCGCACCGCCCTCGACCTGCTTGAGACATCCTTTCCCGCCGGGACGGTCTCCGGGGCTCCGAAGATAAGGGCCATGGAGATCATAGAGGACCTGGAGCCCACGCCCAGAGGCCCCTACGCCGGGGCGGTGGGATACCTGGGGTTCGACGGCAACATGGACACCTGCATCGCCATAAGGACCATGGTCCGAAGGGGCGCAAAGGTCACCGTCCAGGCAGGGGCTGGGATAGTCTACGATTCACTGCCGGAGATGGAGTATCTGGAGACGGAGAACAAGGCCAGGGCCCTTTTCAGGGCGCTGGAGAGAGCTGGAGAGAAGAGGTCAAGCAGATGA
- a CDS encoding aminodeoxychorismate/anthranilate synthase component II has product MILMIDNYDSFTWNLVQMLSDFDHVEVVRNDQLSLDELEAMEPDRVVISPGPGTPADAGISKEAIDRFKGKVPVLGVCLGHQAMAEVFGGTVVRAPVPCHGKVSAVIHGGEGILSGLPSPFGATRYHSLTVDERSLPIELHVTARTEDGMIMAMEHREHALFGVQFHPEAILTEGGRVLLGNFCRLSSGTLERGCRRVKTCA; this is encoded by the coding sequence ATGATCCTTATGATAGACAACTACGATTCTTTTACCTGGAACCTGGTCCAGATGCTGTCCGATTTCGACCACGTGGAGGTGGTCAGAAACGACCAGCTCTCGCTGGACGAGCTGGAGGCAATGGAGCCGGACCGGGTTGTCATATCCCCGGGCCCCGGAACCCCCGCCGACGCCGGGATATCAAAAGAGGCCATAGACCGCTTCAAGGGCAAGGTCCCAGTACTGGGGGTATGTCTGGGTCATCAGGCCATGGCGGAGGTCTTCGGAGGGACGGTGGTCAGGGCCCCGGTTCCCTGTCACGGCAAGGTTTCAGCGGTTATACACGGAGGCGAGGGTATCCTGAGCGGCCTGCCCTCTCCTTTCGGAGCGACAAGGTATCACTCCCTGACGGTGGACGAGAGGTCACTGCCTATAGAGCTCCACGTCACAGCCAGGACCGAGGACGGCATGATCATGGCCATGGAACACAGGGAACACGCCCTTTTCGGGGTGCAGTTTCATCCCGAGGCCATACTGACCGAGGGGGGAAGGGTTTTGCTTGGTAATTTCTGCCGACTTAGTTCGGGAACTTTAGAGAGGGGTTGTCGTCGTGTTAAGACCTGCGCTTGA
- the trpD gene encoding anthranilate phosphoribosyltransferase: MLRPALETLLRRENLSRSAMEEAMEAIMDGQAPEPQVAAFLACLRSKGETVEEISVAAKVMREKASAVEVSSTPLLDIVGTGGDCTGTFNISTVSALVVAACGVSVAKHGNRSVSSRCGSADLLEALEVPFLSSPDSVAHCIDRTGFGFLFAPNFHSAMKNVAPIRRAMGVRTIFNVLGPLTNPATPDRELMGVFSPELTVPMAQVLGSLGMKRAMVVHGHGGMDELSLSGPNVACLLDDGVLTEMEISPEDVGLSTAKEGYAAGGDAMDNRAIALSVLDGDEGPKKDVVLLNSGAALFVAGRVSSIAIGVAMAREVIDSGLARRKLAEVAKTARSLEGAA, encoded by the coding sequence GTGTTAAGACCTGCGCTTGAGACTCTGCTTCGCCGGGAAAACCTGTCCCGGTCCGCTATGGAGGAGGCCATGGAGGCCATCATGGACGGTCAGGCTCCAGAGCCCCAGGTGGCCGCCTTCCTCGCCTGTCTTAGGAGCAAAGGGGAGACGGTGGAGGAGATCTCCGTGGCGGCCAAGGTCATGAGGGAAAAGGCCTCCGCCGTCGAGGTGTCCTCTACCCCTCTTTTAGACATAGTGGGAACAGGAGGGGACTGCACCGGGACTTTCAATATATCCACCGTCTCAGCCCTGGTAGTGGCGGCCTGCGGTGTGTCGGTGGCAAAACACGGAAACCGGTCGGTGTCCAGCAGATGCGGAAGCGCCGACCTGCTGGAGGCTCTTGAGGTCCCATTTCTGTCCTCCCCCGACTCGGTGGCCCACTGTATTGACCGGACCGGCTTCGGGTTCCTCTTTGCCCCCAACTTCCACAGCGCCATGAAGAACGTGGCCCCCATAAGGAGGGCCATGGGCGTCAGGACTATCTTCAACGTCCTAGGACCTCTCACCAACCCCGCCACCCCCGATAGGGAGTTGATGGGGGTCTTCTCCCCCGAGCTGACCGTCCCTATGGCCCAGGTCCTCGGCTCTCTAGGTATGAAAAGGGCCATGGTGGTCCACGGCCACGGCGGAATGGACGAGCTATCCCTGTCTGGCCCCAACGTGGCCTGTCTCCTTGACGACGGAGTTCTCACGGAGATGGAGATATCCCCGGAGGACGTTGGCCTCTCCACCGCCAAAGAGGGCTACGCCGCAGGAGGGGATGCTATGGACAACCGGGCCATAGCCCTGTCGGTGCTGGACGGCGACGAGGGACCGAAAAAGGACGTGGTGCTGCTAAACTCGGGAGCCGCCCTTTTCGTTGCCGGAAGGGTCAGCTCCATAGCCATAGGGGTGGCCATGGCCAGGGAGGTCATAGACTCGGGGCTAGCCAGGAGAAAGCTGGCGGAGGTCGCTAAGACCGCCAGGTCACTGGAGGGAGCGGCGTGA
- a CDS encoding indole-3-glycerol phosphate synthase TrpC, with protein sequence MILDRIAARKEQEVATLTGPRRSLFQALREPGLSVIGEIKRGSPSKGPFAMDADLPGKAMAYAEGGVAGISVLTDRDFFFGGEEVLCSLRPVVDLPILRKDFLIHPVQLEQSRLIGADSVLLIVALLPGEKLRKMVSLADELGMDSLVEVHDLEELHRALDADARIVGINNRDLRDFSVDLSVSERLHCEIVRLGAREGRVVVAESGIHSGADGARLRAAGLDGVLVGEALMRSQDPASFVRQLRGLE encoded by the coding sequence GTGATACTGGACAGAATAGCCGCCAGAAAGGAGCAGGAGGTGGCGACTCTGACCGGTCCCAGAAGGTCCCTCTTTCAGGCCCTTAGGGAGCCAGGACTGTCGGTGATAGGGGAGATAAAAAGGGGATCCCCGAGCAAAGGGCCCTTTGCCATGGACGCCGACCTGCCTGGCAAGGCGATGGCCTACGCCGAGGGCGGTGTTGCTGGGATATCGGTGCTGACGGACCGGGATTTTTTCTTCGGCGGTGAGGAGGTCCTCTGCTCCCTCCGGCCTGTGGTGGACCTGCCCATCCTTCGGAAGGACTTTCTGATCCACCCTGTCCAGCTGGAGCAGAGTCGCCTGATCGGGGCGGACTCGGTGCTTCTCATAGTGGCCCTTCTGCCAGGGGAGAAGCTCAGGAAAATGGTCTCCCTGGCCGATGAGCTGGGTATGGACTCGCTGGTGGAGGTCCACGACCTGGAGGAGCTCCACAGGGCCCTGGACGCCGACGCCAGGATCGTCGGTATAAACAACCGAGACCTTCGGGACTTCTCGGTGGACCTGTCGGTGTCGGAACGGCTCCATTGCGAGATAGTCAGGCTCGGGGCCAGGGAGGGCAGGGTGGTGGTTGCGGAGAGCGGTATCCACTCCGGGGCCGACGGGGCAAGGCTCAGGGCCGCCGGCCTTGACGGGGTGCTGGTGGGAGAGGCCCTGATGAGGTCCCAAGACCCCGCCTCCTTCGTCCGGCAGCTGAGGGGCTTGGAATGA
- a CDS encoding phosphoribosylanthranilate isomerase, producing the protein MKAKICGLTAREDVAAAVELGYDCLGFILAPSPRRVSLPQVRALLEDRPKIPTVAVVVDPAPSELEAIVSSGLFDYVQFHGSEGPETVGSVPSSIKAFGIGGPEDLERALSFQAADLILLDGPRGGGGRRFDWSMLKGLRIDRPWMLAGGLGLDNLEEGMSLGPDWVDLNSGLEVSPGVKDRAKMATAIEMVEGFNRRKELRYD; encoded by the coding sequence ATGAAGGCCAAAATCTGTGGCCTGACTGCGAGGGAGGACGTGGCGGCGGCGGTGGAGCTGGGATACGACTGCTTAGGCTTTATCCTGGCCCCCAGCCCCAGAAGGGTTTCCCTGCCTCAGGTCCGGGCTCTCCTGGAGGACAGGCCCAAAATACCCACCGTGGCGGTGGTGGTGGACCCCGCTCCCTCGGAGCTGGAGGCCATAGTCTCCAGCGGCCTCTTCGACTACGTCCAGTTTCACGGCTCCGAGGGGCCCGAGACCGTGGGGTCGGTCCCCTCGAGCATAAAGGCCTTCGGAATAGGTGGGCCGGAGGATCTGGAGAGGGCCCTTTCGTTTCAGGCCGCCGACTTGATCCTCCTGGACGGACCTAGAGGGGGAGGGGGACGGAGGTTCGACTGGTCCATGCTGAAGGGCCTGAGGATAGATCGCCCCTGGATGCTGGCAGGAGGATTGGGGCTGGACAACCTGGAGGAGGGGATGTCCCTGGGGCCCGACTGGGTGGACCTGAACAGCGGTCTTGAGGTGTCCCCTGGGGTAAAGGACAGGGCCAAAATGGCTACGGCCATAGAGATGGTCGAGGGCTTTAATCGACGGAAGGAGCTGCGTTATGACTAA
- the trpB gene encoding tryptophan synthase subunit beta yields MTKKGYFGPYGGRYVPETLFPALEELDRAYEAIRADREFQEELKVLLNKYSGRPTALYHAERLSDSLGIKVYLKREDLNHTGAHKINNALGQALIARRLGKNRIIAETGAGQHGVASATAAARFGMECTVFMGEVDIARQRMNVDRMRLLGAQVVPVSSGNKTLKDATNEAIRHWVAHVEDCHYIIGSVVGPHPYPSMVRDFQRVIGDEVKEQIMAEEGRLPDALVACVGGGSNAMGIFYPFVDDAVRMIGVEAAGHGIETGEHAVTLSGGRVGVLHGSRSYLLQTDDGQVIEPYSLSAGLDYPGVGPQHSFFKDTGRVEYVSVTDDQAVAAYGKLCSLEGIIPALESSHALAHLEVMAREGRDGLVVVNLSGRGDKDMDSVSPFLLGEDER; encoded by the coding sequence ATGACTAAAAAGGGATATTTCGGACCTTACGGAGGTCGTTACGTGCCGGAGACCCTGTTCCCGGCACTGGAGGAGCTGGACAGGGCCTACGAGGCCATCAGGGCGGATAGGGAATTTCAGGAGGAGCTGAAGGTACTGCTAAACAAGTACAGCGGTCGCCCTACGGCCCTCTATCACGCCGAGAGGCTTTCCGATTCCCTGGGCATAAAGGTGTACCTTAAGAGGGAGGACCTCAACCACACAGGGGCCCACAAGATAAACAACGCCCTGGGACAGGCCCTCATAGCCCGTCGCCTGGGCAAAAATCGGATTATCGCCGAGACAGGGGCGGGTCAGCACGGAGTGGCGAGCGCCACCGCCGCCGCCAGGTTCGGCATGGAATGCACCGTCTTCATGGGAGAGGTGGACATAGCCAGACAGAGGATGAACGTGGACCGAATGAGGCTTCTCGGGGCCCAGGTCGTCCCGGTATCCTCGGGCAACAAAACCCTGAAGGACGCCACCAACGAGGCGATTCGCCACTGGGTCGCCCACGTGGAGGACTGCCACTACATAATCGGCTCCGTAGTAGGACCCCATCCCTATCCCTCTATGGTGCGGGACTTCCAGAGGGTCATAGGGGACGAGGTCAAAGAGCAGATCATGGCCGAGGAGGGGAGACTTCCCGACGCCCTGGTGGCCTGCGTCGGAGGAGGGAGCAACGCCATGGGCATTTTCTATCCCTTCGTGGACGACGCCGTTAGGATGATAGGGGTCGAGGCGGCGGGTCACGGCATCGAGACAGGGGAGCACGCAGTCACCCTCTCCGGCGGAAGGGTAGGGGTGCTGCACGGAAGCCGGTCCTACTTACTTCAAACCGACGACGGACAGGTCATAGAGCCCTACTCCCTTTCGGCAGGCCTGGACTATCCGGGAGTCGGGCCACAGCACAGCTTTTTCAAGGACACAGGCAGGGTCGAGTACGTTTCGGTAACCGACGACCAGGCTGTGGCGGCCTACGGTAAGCTCTGTTCCCTGGAGGGAATCATACCGGCCCTGGAGAGCTCCCACGCCCTGGCCCATCTGGAGGTCATGGCGAGAGAGGGAAGGGACGGCCTGGTGGTGGTGAACCTCTCGGGCAGAGGTGACAAGGACATGGACTCGGTGAGTCCTTTTTTGCTTGGGGAGGACGAAAGATGA
- the trpA gene encoding tryptophan synthase subunit alpha — protein sequence MKDLGIFCGKKAVIPFVMTGDPDGDTTVKLVESLVEAGAAAVELGMPFSDPLADGPVIQEAGQRALASGTTLSSVLETAGRITEKTSVPVILMGYVNPIMSYGFDRFAKDASRSGVAAVIVPDLPFDEGDELHDALRAHGVTPILMVSPNIGDERLAEIGRRAEGFVYCVSLLGVTGQGGLHQGMKEYIERVRRHVSVPLALGFGIDGPERAASVAPMVDGVVVGSAVIKAFNEAGGGPEGVARGAKLVRDIVSAVG from the coding sequence ATGAAGGATCTTGGGATTTTTTGCGGCAAAAAGGCGGTCATACCTTTCGTGATGACCGGAGATCCCGATGGGGACACCACGGTAAAGCTGGTGGAGTCCCTGGTTGAGGCCGGAGCCGCTGCGGTGGAGCTCGGTATGCCCTTCTCCGACCCTCTGGCCGATGGCCCGGTGATACAGGAGGCGGGGCAGAGGGCTCTGGCCTCCGGGACGACCCTGTCGTCGGTTTTGGAGACCGCCGGAAGGATCACCGAAAAAACGTCGGTGCCGGTCATACTGATGGGTTACGTCAACCCGATTATGTCCTACGGATTTGATAGGTTCGCCAAGGACGCTTCCCGGTCGGGGGTGGCGGCGGTGATAGTGCCCGACCTGCCTTTCGACGAGGGTGACGAGCTTCATGACGCCCTGAGGGCCCATGGGGTGACGCCTATACTGATGGTCTCCCCTAACATCGGCGACGAACGTCTGGCGGAGATAGGCCGAAGGGCCGAGGGCTTCGTCTACTGTGTGTCCCTCCTCGGGGTGACCGGTCAGGGAGGGCTCCATCAGGGGATGAAGGAATATATCGAAAGGGTGAGACGGCACGTGTCGGTCCCTCTGGCGTTGGGCTTCGGCATAGACGGCCCGGAGAGGGCCGCCTCGGTGGCCCCTATGGTGGACGGCGTGGTGGTAGGAAGCGCGGTCATAAAGGCCTTCAACGAGGCAGGAGGAGGCCCAGAGGGAGTGGCCCGCGGGGCGAAGCTGGTGAGGGATATAGTTTCCGCTGTTGGATAG
- a CDS encoding YncE family protein, which yields MKKVRILMCLPVLAMCFVAMPASAKYMVVGNDEKITWNEKGKTDLLPAGKDTVQIFDISNGGTEPRLVATLDLMNSIYGPPTNLAITKDEKLAIVANPMEWTEKDGKWTASPSTKINVIDLEGDAPRHIATVDGGKQPSGLAINRAGDLMLVANRGDNSVTVFSIDGKTVSLIDTIPMGEQVAAVAISPDGSKAWVVKNTSHKLALLNIDGKKVTPAEFEVPVLWPYNVDITPDGTLALCSDMGGPGGSSGHVDTVSVIDMEQTPPRVIDRVVVGDGPEGFAVSPTGEYLATVNIRGSNVAHDSWFYNKNGTVSLVKIDGKKLTKVSEVEVGALPEGAVWSPDGKWLYVGNFLDKNISVLKVEDGKLVDSGVKISLAGAPASMRGPVN from the coding sequence ATGAAGAAGGTGCGAATACTCATGTGTCTTCCGGTTCTCGCGATGTGTTTTGTCGCTATGCCAGCCTCGGCGAAGTATATGGTGGTGGGCAACGACGAGAAAATCACCTGGAACGAAAAAGGCAAGACCGACCTGCTTCCGGCCGGCAAGGATACCGTCCAGATATTCGATATCTCCAACGGAGGGACCGAGCCCAGGCTTGTGGCCACGCTTGACCTGATGAACTCCATCTACGGCCCTCCTACCAACTTGGCTATCACGAAGGACGAAAAACTGGCTATCGTGGCTAATCCCATGGAGTGGACCGAGAAGGACGGAAAGTGGACCGCCTCCCCTTCCACCAAGATTAACGTGATAGACCTCGAGGGAGACGCTCCGAGGCATATAGCGACCGTAGATGGCGGAAAACAGCCTTCCGGGCTCGCCATAAACCGTGCAGGTGACCTTATGCTCGTGGCAAACCGTGGGGATAATTCGGTGACTGTGTTCTCCATAGATGGAAAAACGGTTTCTCTAATCGATACCATCCCTATGGGGGAGCAGGTCGCAGCTGTCGCCATCTCTCCTGATGGCTCAAAAGCCTGGGTCGTTAAAAACACCTCACATAAACTGGCGTTGTTGAATATCGACGGTAAAAAGGTAACTCCCGCCGAGTTTGAGGTCCCGGTGCTGTGGCCCTATAACGTTGACATCACTCCCGATGGAACCTTGGCTCTTTGTTCCGATATGGGGGGTCCCGGCGGCTCCTCTGGGCACGTGGACACCGTTTCGGTCATAGACATGGAGCAGACTCCTCCCAGGGTTATCGACCGGGTTGTGGTCGGAGATGGCCCTGAGGGATTCGCCGTTTCGCCGACAGGGGAATATCTGGCCACGGTGAACATAAGGGGAAGCAACGTCGCTCACGACTCATGGTTTTATAACAAAAACGGCACGGTATCTCTGGTCAAAATCGACGGAAAGAAGCTCACCAAGGTGAGCGAGGTCGAGGTTGGAGCCCTTCCCGAGGGCGCTGTATGGAGTCCAGACGGTAAATGGCTGTATGTCGGCAACTTCCTGGATAAGAACATCTCGGTGTTGAAGGTCGAGGATGGCAAGCTCGTCGACAGCGGAGTAAAGATATCTCTTGCAGGTGCTCCTGCGTCCATGCGCGGTCCGGTGAACTGA